TATTCTGTCACATGTCATATCACAAAGTTAGATTATTTTTGGATGGACCCGCGCTCATAACTCTAGCCTTGTTGCTAAACTAGAGTTTATGATATTGGATCGATCTACTTGAAAATGGTCTGATGAGTTTTGAGTCtgtatttttatttagaatatgGTCTCACCACGATATAAAAGGTGTAACAAtcatcaatattcaaattaacttaaaattaaTGTTTGGAGAGCCATTATCTTATCAAGAAAATTAATAGATATGGGCATTAAGTGGAGGCCACTTCTTGGATTGAATTGGACCTCCACCATTCaacatttataattattatcttttttttaaggTCCCCATGAACATATAACACTCTTAGAAAGTGCATGAATGCTCACCACCACATCCACTAACtgatgttgatttgcccaaaagaGATGAAGAATGACAATTGAAAAGTTCAATGTCTTTTTCATTCTAGCATATttaccattttttttttaaaaaaaaaaaataaactcaaaaggAATTTTTCCTATCAAAATTTTCTTATCCTCAGAGCATGATGCTCTTCTCATCTTGGTTTTCTAGCTTCTACAGGTGCTTGTTGGCTTCAAGTGGACGGAGTTGGCAGCTCTCCATAATAACTGAAGATTAGATTATCATAAATTGATGATCACAGTGGATATGATTGGCCTTTCCAAAATGTGGAGATTCGCAGGGATCTAACTGTGCAATCTTTTTCATATTTTGCGGTGGGGGTGAGGGGTGAGCAAGAGCTGTGGCCCAATGATTAAGCTTAGCAGTTATCACATGTGATACCCAGAATTCCCAAATCAAAATCAGATGCTTTGCCTCTGTGAAGGGCAACCGCTACTCATCCCTATCAATTGGTTACAAGGGTAACTTTACCCTTAGCCAAAACAATAATCCATCATTTTAGATACCTCTCATTTTATAAACTGTAATAATGGCTAAATGGgaaatttcttattatttatttaaataatagaatattagaatttgtttttaaattaaattgttatgattttttttttaaaaatataatattctaTTATTGGGGATATGCTTTTTTTTGTTTGAAGGACAAATCATAAACtatatttatttacatattatTCAAATGGATGAATTTTTAAATCATAAGGAAAAACCTTACTATAAAACCAAAAAGCCCTCCACATTTGTATAACAGTGAATTAGTGTGACACCCAAcaacattaaatattaaaagaggaTGTTGTGAAGAATGTTGAATTTCAGAAAGAGATTGACCCAACACAAGCCTCATTAATTTGCTTGCATGCCTGACCAACCAACCAGCCGTCCATCAAGTGGAGCTGTTATAATTCAAAGCTGTGATGCTAAAATGGTGCAAAACAGTTAAGCAAAATGCATGAAACTAGGGATTATATAAGTTATCTAAACTCCTATTTTGTCAAAGAAAAAAGCAAATCTAGTTAACTAACTGCAACAACTTTGATTAACAGGGTCCACTTCTCTTTGCTGATCCCAAGAAGGCTCCCAGAATCTCTCTGCCAGAGAAACCACAGCTCAAACTCATTCGTCTAGATTCTCATCTTTTCTCaatttggcaaaaaaaaaaagattgctCTTGATTAAAAATTTCCATTAGGAGATTCTAACTAATACGATCACAGAAAGAGAATGATCAAGAAAAGAGATAATCAAGTTTGCTTTTTTACAGAAGATCAAGAACAAGAACCAGACCGTATACACATAATTGGATCAACCCAGAACACAAAATCATCTCTAAAATCTAAGAAAAGAAACACAAGAACATGAGCATATCTAATAAATTAAGAGGACAATGAAAGATTATAACTCAGTTCTGTTTCAAAAAGCTTCTGCATGACATCTCAGTTTGTTGAGATGAACTTTTAAGCTCTTTAACCCTACAAACCTAACAGCATATGTAAATAGAGCACCAAAATACTGTAAACAATCATACCCTTTTCCTCAAATTCTCCGACGGTCACCTGAAAACTATCGTGATCTGGTTTTACAGGCCTTTTCCCGATGATTCTTCGCTGGTTTTCCGAAAGCACCACAAAAGCCACAAGCAGAGACCCTAGGAGAAGGAGGTTCAACTGCCGGAGAGACCTTCCCGGTGCGGTAGGCTCGTTGTCCGCCGTTGGATCGGCTTCTTTCAATGGTGCAGATTGTTCTTGATGATGTTTTAACATCTTTTTCTTGCTGGATATCTAGCTTCTCTTGTAGCTCTCGTTCTTGTTCTTGTTCTTGCTTCTGGTTTGGTACTTGGTTTAGCTCTCCTGACAAAAGCTTATCGTCCCAAACAAGACCTGAAGAGCCTTGTCTCCTAAAAGACACAGCAGATCTTTGCAAACCAGCCAtggcttctctctctctctctctggatCCTTCTCGCTGAGACGAAAATATTTACCTTTGAGTTGTATATATACGACCTGAAGAGGCTTTCTTTTTTGACATTCACATATAGAAATAGGCAAAGCAGAGGGAAGATAAAAGGAAATAACGGGTCACAACGAGGCAACTCGGTCAAACATATCAAtatttctttattctttttatttttcgctTTCTTTCTGTTGAGATCGAAATCAAACAAGAGAAAGgatttgtttaaattttttataatattgggTAATTTATAGAGTTGTTAGAATAATGGaccaattatttattattttattgacttTTTTGAAGGAGCTGCAAACGTGattaagttttatttatttatttatttatttattttccacAATTACTGACCTGGCTTACTCAACCTCTCCACG
This sequence is a window from Manihot esculenta cultivar AM560-2 chromosome 4, M.esculenta_v8, whole genome shotgun sequence. Protein-coding genes within it:
- the LOC110613124 gene encoding uncharacterized protein At1g15400: MAGLQRSAVSFRRQGSSGLVWDDKLLSGELNQVPNQKQEQEQERELQEKLDIQQEKDVKTSSRTICTIERSRSNGGQRAYRTGKVSPAVEPPSPRVSACGFCGAFGKPAKNHREKACKTRSR